A genomic segment from Pseudorca crassidens isolate mPseCra1 chromosome 6, mPseCra1.hap1, whole genome shotgun sequence encodes:
- the ZNF804A gene encoding zinc finger protein 804A has translation MECYYIVISSTHLSNGHFRNIKGVFRGPLSKNGNKTLDYAEKENSIAKALEDLKANFYCELCDKQYYKHQEFDNHINSYDHAHKQRLKELKQREFARNVASKSRKDERKQEKALQRLHKLAELRKETVCAPGSGPMFKSTTVTVRENCNEISQRVVVDSVNNQEDFKCTLIHSEENAKGVTTVATDPESVKSYAAKKSQLGDQAQGIHRHKIGFSFAFPKKASVKLESSAAAFSEYNDDASVEKGFSRKSRFVPGACHLQLSSPTDVLLSSEEKANSFHPPEGRGTDKETAQTQEMKEVSSEKDTLLLPPFCQFQLPSSSDADNCQNSVPLADQIPLEDVIINEDIPVSGNTSDLLGNKSIVLDMANDCLSLQATIEERVKDNDASTTEAEYKNHSPDMLAPLNSEEDNITLHKKMDLYKRPCEPFVPVLNKDGSTVLQWPSEMLIYTTTQPSVSYSCNPLCFDFKSTKLNNNLDKNKLPLNDLSSHQKGEDICKRPVLDCKDASVTGLTDHEIGGSRNGYTQVTPLFADDTLSNSCDSGKNESMSQRYKNISCRIRKTKKYTFTKNQIKQDVLGGKYNKIRLKDTNELWFHKSGRKKKRRKLCHHNYGKKTKESETYFKMERENSYTDKTRKNLLETISEKQYLATEQLLDSQQLPDKRPKSASIYLSENEELCKTQNTEYNNNKNIISSKNHCKKSSVVFNGQSNSTMIRSVKHNLTYSRTYCSWKAKTSSCSQDHRCLVLQNEMKCMSQNQAVKRGYNSLINESERCHQKRRQHSYSYSSDESLDQQNYLPEEFLRPPHASAPCKPKRKWRRKSRFHTSFEALELKEKTDYPRKGNSFLHHPDEIISEDRKEEIKPQETANVKRNSEQMDQVENKLSLPASSPLPSETSGETEQVVMETTSGELSEISNEPTTSVYIASAPTKEEMDSTLLEHKERSENTNINEKQIPFKMPSIERNFRQSQPKSYLCHYELAEALPQGKLNEASTEWLCFNSGILNAQPPLPFKEAHVSGHTFVTTEQILAPLALPEQALLIPIENHDKFKNLPCEVYQHIIPPSMLANKVKFTFPPAALPPPSTPLQPLPLQQPLCSTSVTAIHHTVLQQHAAAAAAAAAAAAAGTFKVLQPHQQFLSQVPALTRTSLPQISVGQVGPRLCPGNQPTFVASPQMPIIPASVLHPSHLAFSPLPHALFPSLLSPHPSVIPLQPLF, from the exons agACTCAAAGAACTAAAACAAAGGGAATTTGCTCGAAATGTAGCATCTAAATCcaggaaagatgaaagaaaacaggaaaaggcACTCCAACGCCTGCACAAGCTGGCCGAGCTAAGAAAGGAAACTGTATG tgCTCCTGGAAGTGGTCCTATGTTCAAGTCAACAACTGTTACTGTGAGAGAAAATTGTAATGAAATTTCCCAAAGAGTTGTTGTGGATTCAGTTAATAACCAGGAAGATTTCAAATGTACTTTGATTCATAGCGAAGAGAATGCTAAAGGTGTTACCACTGTTGCTACAGATCCAGAAAGCGTGAAAAGTTATGCCGCCAAAAAGAGCCAACTTGGAGATCAAGCCCAGGGGATTCACAGACACAAAATTggcttttcttttgcatttccaaaGAAAGCATCCGTGAAGCTGGAGTCCTCAGCTGCAGCCTTCTCTGAATACAATGATGATGCCTCTGTGGAAAAAGGATTTAGCAGAAAAAGTAGATTTGTCCCCGGTGCTTGTCATCTTCAACTCTCTTCACCAACAGATGTGCTTTTGAGTTCTGAGGAGAAAGCTAATTCTTTTCATCCACCAGAAGGAAGGGGCACTGACAAAGAAACTGCTCAAACTCAAGAGATGAAAGAAGTTTCTAGTGAAAAAGATACATTACTATTACCTCCATTTTGCCAGTTTCAACTCCCTTCATCATCTGATGCAGATAATTGTCAAAATTCAGTCCCTTTGGCAGATCAAATTCCACTGGAAGATGTTATTATTAATGAAGACATACCTGTAAGTGGTAACACTTCTGACTTGCTAGGAAATAAATCCATAGTTCTTGATATGGCTAATGACTGTTTGTCTTTGCAAGCTACCATAGAAGAAAGAGTTAAGGACAATGATGCATCCACGACTGAAGCTGAATATAAAAATCACAGCCCTGACATGTTGGCCCCTTTAAATTCTGAAGAGGATAATATAACCCTACATAAAAAAATGGATTTATATAAAAGACCATGTGAGCCATTTGTACCCGTACTTAACAAAGATGGATCCACAGTTCTTCAGTGGCCATCAGAAATGCTGATTTACACAACTACTCAACCATCAGTTTCCTATAGCTGTAATCCTCTCTGTTTTGACTTCAAGTCCACTAAATTAAACAACAATCTAGATAAAAATAAGCTGCCCTTAAATGATCTTTCTTCTCATCAGAagggagaagacatttgcaaGAGACCAGTTTTAGATTGCAAGGACGCATCTGTGACAGGACTTACTGATCATGAAATTGGAGGTAGCAGAAATGGATATACCCAAGTCACTCCTCTTTTTGCTGATGATACGCTCTCCAATAGCTGTGATTCTGGAAAAAATGAGAGTATGAGTCAGaggtataaaaatatttcctgtaggatcagaaaaacaaaaaaatatacttttactaAAAATCAGATAAAACAGGATGTTCTTGGTGGCAAATACAACAAAATAAGATTGAAAGATACTAACGAACTCTGGTTCCataaaagtggaagaaagaaaaaaagaagaaagttatgTCACCATAATTatggaaagaaaaccaaagaatcAGAAACGTAtttcaaaatggaaagagaaaatagtTACACTGATAAAACTAGGAAAAATCTACTGGAAACAATTTCAGAAAAACAGTATTTAGCTACAGAGCAATTATTAGACTCACAGCAATTACCTGATAAAAGGCCCAAATCAGCATCCATATACTTAAGTGAAAATGAAGAATTGTGTAAAACCCAGAACActgaatacaataataataagaatATTATCAGTTCTAAAAACCACTGTAAAAAGAGCTCAGTTGTTTTCAATGGACAATCCAATTCAACAATGATACGTTCTGTGAAACATAATTTAACATACTCCAGAACTTACTGTAGTTGGAAAGCCAAAACGTCCAGCTGTAGTCAAGATCACAGATGCCTAGTtcttcaaaatgaaatgaaatgcatGAGTCAGAACCAGGCAGTTAAAAGAGGTTATAATTCTCTCATTAATGAATCAGAAAGATGCCATCAAAAACGTAGACAACATTCATATTCTTATTCTTCAGATGAAAGTTTAGATCAACAGAATTATCTACCAGAAGAATTTTTGAGGCCACCCCATGCTTCTGCTCCTTGTAAACCTAAAAGGAAATGGAGGAGAAAAAGTAGATTCCACACCAGTTTTGAAGCTTTGGAACTCAAAGAGAAGACAGATTATCCTAGGAAAGGTAATTCTTTCTTACATCACCCGGATGAAATAATAAGTGaagacagaaaagaggaaataaaaccacAAGAAACTGCAAATGTCAAAAGGAACTCAGAACAAATGGACCAAGTAGAAAATAAACTGTCTTTGCCCGCTAGCAGTCCCCTTCCTTCTGAAACCAGTGGTGAAACTGAGCAGGTCGTAATGGAGACCACTTCTGGTGAACTGTCAGAGATTTCCAATGAACCCACCACTTCAGTCTACATAGCTAGTGCCCCAAcgaaagaagaaatggacagtACCTTGCTTGAACACAAAGAAAGAAGTGAGAATACAAATATTAATGAGAAGCAAATTCCTTTCAAGATGCCTAGTATTGAAAGGAACTTTAGACAGTCACAACCTAAATCATACCTTTGTCATTATGAACTGGCTGAGGCCCTTCCACAAGGAAAGTTGAATGAGGCGTCAACTGAGTGGCTGTGTTTTAATTCAGGAATCCTTAACGCACAACCACCATTACCATTCAAAGAAGCACATGTCAGTGGCCATACCTTTGTAACAACGGAGCAGATCCTGGCTCCGTTAGCTTTACCAGAACAAGCATTATTGATTCCAATAGAAAACCATGACAAGTTCAAAAATCTACCATGTGAAGTCTACCAGCACATCATTCCGCCAAGCATGCTGGCCAACAAGGTCAAATTCACTTTTCCTCcagctgccctcccaccccctagCACACCTCTGCAGCCTTTGCCTTTGCAGCAGCCCTTGTGTTCTACCTCTGTAACCGCTAtccaccatactgttttgcagCAGCATGCAGCAGCTGCTGCAGCCGCAGCAGCAGCTGCCGCTGCAGGAACCTTTAAAGTGCTTCAACCACACCAACAGTTTCTGTCCCAAGTCCCAGCTCTCACCAGAACATCGTTACCTCAGATCTCAGTAGGACAAGTAGGACCAAGGCTTTGTCCTGGGAATCAGCCAACTTTTGTTGCTTCTCCTCAGATGCCAATCATTCCAGCTTCAGTTCTTCATCCTAGCCATCTGGCTTTCTCACCTTTACCCCATGCACTCTTTCCTTCACTGCTGTCCCCCCACCCATCGGTCATCCCGCTGCAGCCCCTCTTCTAG